Genomic segment of Apium graveolens cultivar Ventura chromosome 7, ASM990537v1, whole genome shotgun sequence:
TTTATTCAGAGAAGAAAGCTAATTACTTAAAAATTAAGGGTTGTTAACGGTATCCTCATGGTTCTCCAACATGCACCCCTGCACAGAAGTGCAGTACATACAGCACACCGCAATTTTTAAGGTAAATACATATGCATGTACATTCACAACTacacatattatatatatacatacacatgaACACAGATATAGATACATAGACGCGGACCAGCACATCGGTGACATGCTTATATAAACATTTACTATAATTATAGACAAAGGAGATGAAATAATATAATCCTCGTGTGAAAATGAGGGTGCCCTAGAGACTAGAGCAATAGCACTGAGTCAAGTACTTATCTAAAAACGATGATTTAACTTCTAAGGTACACAAATTTCCAGTAAGGCTACAACGGGTACCTCTGCAACAGaaattgatgaaccactaatgGAAGACACTGTGTTTCCATACTTTGTAGGCATTGATTGCGACATAGGGAAAGGTGAGTAAGGCAGCTCAGACTCTCTTACAGGATGAATATTGGAAGCCAACAGAGTATTTGGCAAAGAAGCCTGCCATTGTCACAATTTGAGGTCAGAACGGACAGTTCACAAGAAATCAGTCTGATGATTTACATACAGCAAGATATGAAATTGTGCATGCACACATGTAATAGATCAATATACTAAACAGTGATAATATATAGAGcgagacatatatatatatatgggggagagagagggagagagagctCACAAATAAGAACATCCAACGATGCAATATATCCTACTGCTAAAACAggttgagagagagagagagagcgcgATCACAAATAAGAACATCCAACAATGCAAATATATCCTACTGCTAAAACAGGTTTAGGGtttgagagagagggagagagagagagagagagagagagagagagagagagagagagagagagagagagagagctcaCAAATAAGAACATCAACGATGCAAATATATCCTAGTGCTAAAACAGGTCAAGACTCATGAGTTAGATTCTCACACACCCCAACTTTCCCCACCCCTCTCCACCAAAAAAAGAAACTAGTTGCTAATCAGAATATACAATCACTGTACTAGTGGGGACTATCTTGCAGCAACAATTTGTTTACTTATTGCAATTCATGCTAGAATATTGGATTCTGAAAGTTTTAGGCTTTGAAGAATTTTTAAAGTAGAGCAGTATAAGCAGACTTAATTGTACATGCAATAGTAACAATTTAATCGTGTACATTTCATTCCTGTAATTCCATTCTTTCATTCAATGACAATCATGTTTAATAGTATATGCTAATGGCGTCAAGTTTTTGTTCATCTGTGTTTCTGCCTCCCTAATTTTTCTTCTTAACACTGCCCCTTCAATCCCTGAGGCCCAAACACAAAAGCTGAACTCTGATATTCCTTTCTTTTTATGCTATTTTTTAGTACTTGATATCATCACATACAATATGGCAAACAAATGTAATGTGAAAGCATATATACAAGCATAAACAAATGGTTACCATTGAATTTGAGAAGGGAGTAAGATTTTGCATCTGTGCACTCGTCTGGGAATAATTATATGCAGCATTCAACTGTTGAGCATTTTCAAATGTATATTGAGGCGAGGAAGAAGGAAAGGCATATTGACTGGTATGTGCCACTTCAGAGTTTTCCTGCTTCAACACATCTGCTTGCTGAACAGATTGTGAATCAAAACCTGCATCACCTCCACTAGTTCTATGAACTAAATTACCATCTGTGGCAGCTCTAATAGACTCATCTCCATAGTACTCGGAATTTCTGCAGAGGAAAATTTAATAAAGGTAAATATCAAAGAGTGAAGATGACAAAATTGAACTATTCCTGCAGATGGCAAATACCTTGTGTCTGGTTGCTCAATCACCGGAGCATCTGTCTCTACAAGTGTCTCTTCTATGTTACTTCTGGACGATCTAGATGTAAAAGGGTCAGAATAGCCGGAAACAGGAGCAGATCCAAAGCTACCAAAACTCAAGTGTGAGCAGTCAGCACTCTGAACTTGAAGGTGATTCGGTATCACAACAGAAGGGACATCTTCCTCATATGCCACCTCATGATTCTCCTCCTGTATACTTAGTTGATGCAAATTTGCAACCTCAGATGGCACTGAGGCACCAATGTCTTCCACTGAAAAATAGTTGAATGGATAATTTTCATTGTACTAGAATTAGAAGAAATAAGTATAGCCTGTAGCTATAATATCAAAAATTAAGAAATACTCATATAAAAGAACATAAAATGCCAATTAAAATCATCTGAGCAAACAAAACAATCCCAATTTCTATAAAAACATGCAAAATTTCTACAGAACTAAACCAATGACGCTCCTAACACAACTACTAATTTTCGATGAAACTTGTGATTTAAAACATAGAGGTCTACTTAGAAATACACAAACAATATTAATTTTAAGTCTGTGTCCAAAGAAACAGATCACAGCCAATAAACTGAATAGCTTGGTATAACTAATCTGAGAGGAGCACAGATATTGTTGCCTTAACTCGAAATGAAAAATTTAGTTTCCAATATCCATCTCAGTTAATTGTAaaaatgtatttttatattaGCCTGCTAATAGCTTATAGAAGAGTTGTACAACTTTCAGCAGCCAGACAgtcaaaataataaagaaaatgtGGCAAAACCACAAGTAGGGTTACAACAATAATTCATTATAAgcttctttttttaaaaaaaaaatactTCATTTTAAGCTATTTACACTAAATGAAGATACGCATGTCAAGATTACTGCATGGATAAAAGAGGTACACACCTTCCTCACTCTGGAAAGCATGATTGTGAGACTGGTAGGAACTCATGTTTTTATACATGTCATTATCAAATAGGGATGCATCTCCAGTATTATCTGCTTGCAAATTTCGGCTGGAAACAGTACCAGAACCAACATGATCAAGGTTTTCGATTGAACTATCCTCTTCTACCTCAGTCTCGTCAGAGGTAATATGGGTTTGCTGATTAATCTCGTCAGAAGGCATGGCAGATTGGTCTGGGTGCAGCTGGGAATCTGTATGAGAGTCGTATAAAACCGATATGCTTGCTTGTGGTGGCTCAATCACAGGCCATTCATCAGGAGCAGTCCCTGGCTCGGTGTATACATCTGAAACCTTCGAAACATGATCCCCTTCAGCAGATGCAGGTGCATGAGCAAGTTGGTGCTGCTTCCCACTGTACTGAGATGATGTCGGTATGCTGGTAACCTTGCTCTGTGGTCTACCCATCTTAACAATGTCAGCCATTGATTTTTGACCATGACCTCCCACCCAGGCAGGTTGATATCCAGTAGAAGGTTGTGAAGCTGTTATATTACCATCTCCCGTGCTTAATGTCGATGCTTTATTTTCGCTAGTCACAAAATCACTAGGGGTAAACACAAGTCATCATATATAGTATAACATGAATTATAACATTGTTCCAATGATTTCCTGTTTATGAACTGAAGTCTCTAAGATTCAGCAAATTATTAATACCATATTAATATGTTGACGTTTGTaattcacaacacataatcatATTCATACTCATTATACAATTCACAACTATGACagaatatataattaaaaaaatagtaaTATATTACAATGCATATGTATATTTTCCAATTTCAGGTTCACGCATATACTAACCTGGGTGCTGGAGGGCGTTGAAACATGCCACGTGATGCAACCCCGGGTGCTGTGGACGAAGAATTTGTATAATGGTTCATACCATTCTCCTTTCTGTGTGCAACTTTGCCGTGCAAAGCACTGGAGTCTAGTCATTAGATAACATATCTTTAGATTCCTTTCAAAATGATAAGTAACTGCCAACACTTAATATTAAGGATGTACGTACCAGAAGAGCTGAATTGAGTTGAGCCACCACGTCCTCCATAGCGATCCGTACCACCTCTGGTGACACGGTTTGAAGTGTTACCACCACCACGAAACCTTAATTCTGTTGAGTCCTTGGTCTGAGACGGAATAggtaatttaaataaaatgagaaAATATTACGACGCCAAGCATAAAACAGACACACATATGATATTTTAGACTTTGACTTGCAAAACGATGGAAAATTGGAAAGTTTGCACATATAGCACATTTACATACCTCCTTTTTCTTGTCTCGTTTGCTCTTCACCTCACGGAAAGGatctaaaaaattataaattaagtATTAGAATGCATGTTAAACAAGtacttacatgaaatgaaaaaaATAGTAATCTAAAGTGGAGCATGCTGGGCCATACATCCATTAGTTAATAAAACAAACAGGGTACATGTTATCTTaaaatacagaaactgaaaagCTAAAGGACTAGTACATCACTAGACTTATCTATAATTTGAAAAACAATAGGTGCAATATTGGTTTTCCGGTTAAAGCCCATCCCGACCAATTGAAATTAGATGTATTGTATGTACTAGAGGAGTGGATCCATTTTGAGCTTGGAAATGTTCAAAAAAAATTTAACTCACCTAGTAAATAGttaaacatatatatacacacatacagGTAGTACGCGAAAGTTTTTTTAGCATTTAATAGACATGTAAACAGGCCTGTAGACCAATCATATTATTCATGAAGCAGGATTAAATATATAATAGGTATTTCCTTGTGCCGAAATTTTGGTTAGGTTTTTTTCTCAGGGGTCATGTACCATCATCCAACGATTTACTAAAAAGTTCAACATATTGCAAGTCACTAGATCAGAAGAGCTGTAATAATACCCAGTACCAATTAAAAAGAAGCTAAAATTTATACCATTGTAAATCAAAAATTATACATCAATATTACTTCCCGAACTTCCTCTTCTTCTATGTCATCTAATACCTACCAGCTACCACATCTGAAACCCTCACCAAAAACTTATTAAGCCTCCTTTCTTGCAACCTCATTGCACAAATCTAATACAAAACATAACTCACTTTAACACTACATGCAACTTAAAATCAGCCTCAGTAACAGGTCAAACagaaaacaaacacaacaataCCTTTGACAATTAGTAACTAACATGGCAAAAAAAAGTTTCAAACCTTCCCATCCCCTTTTCTTTCTCACAGTTACCTAAAAACTCCCAAGTAATAAACACCCCacttaaatatttaaaattcacGTAAAAAGAGCAAATAATAAATAACCTATAATACCCTGAATCACAAAAAACCCACTTAGCAATTGGAgcatcaaaaaaaaaaaaaattcaaccAAACTAACCTATGTAGATTTACAAGAAAACATTAAAGTTCCAAACTTTAACATCCCCTTTTCTATTTCACAAAAGTCCGTATTAATGAAGTCACAGAAACCCCACTTAACaattcaaaaacacaaaaacacgCAAATAATAATTTAAACTAACTTCTAAAGATTAATAAAAGCAACAGACCTCCAAACTTTCCCACCCCTTTTCTTTCTCACAAAAACCTATTATCCCCTAAATCACAAAGCCACAACTTAAAAATTCAagaatcacaaaaacacacaaacaGTGAATCAAACTAACCCCTAAAATAAAGTTCCAAACTTTCTCAGCCTCTTTTTTTTCTCAATAAACCGTAAATCCCCTAAATCACAAAGCCACAACTTCAAAATTCAAGAATCACAAAAAACACACAAACAGTGAATCAAACTAACCCCTATAATAAAGTTCCAAACTTTCTCATCCCCTTTCCTTTTTCAAAAAAACTTATAATCACCTCCATCACAAAAACACAACTTAACAATTCAAGAATTACAAAAAACACACAAACAATCAATCAAACTAACCCCTACACAGAATAACAAAAACCCAATAAAGTTCTAAACTTTCTCATCCCCTTTTCCTTTTGCACAACACCTAAAATCACAATACCCCACACAACAATTCAAACCACAAAAACCCCACAAATAATCAATCAAAATAACCCATAAAGATTAAACAAAAAACAAAAAGTTCCAAACTTTTTTCCCCAAAAACCTAAACCACAAAAAACCCACTTCCCAATCAAAAAACTCACAAACAATCAATCAAAACAAACCCAAAAACACACACAGATAGAGAGAGAGagcgggagagagagagagaggagaatAGGGACCTTGAGATAGGAGACGATTAACAGCTTCATTAGGGTCCATGTGACAGTCTTTAAGAGTAGCATAGATCTCAACTTCACTTGTATTCTTAACGATCTCTTTCAATTCCATCACCATCTTTCTTGATGCCGCTGGGATTGAACCCACGCCTCCCCCATTGTTGCTTCCTCTGCTGCTGCTCATACTCTCCGATCTATATATACCTCacttactatatatatatataacccgtgtaagtatatatatattattacgGAGGCTGCTGGGTTTGGAAGATTACAATCCGCCGCGACTGACAAACaaatatatatgtgtatgtataatATGTATGTAACcttcttttactctctctctagAAAAAACCCTTTTGTGTTGTGTCCTCTCTCTGTCTCACTCTACAATTGCTAAAATATGACCCTAACCCCCCGCTCTCCCtgctttttcttttttctttgtttcctttttttttttaatttttttgtcgGATAGATATAAACTCCAACATAAATTGTATGAGATACCAAATAAAAAACGGAGTTTTTTCAtacaataaaatttttatgtaTCTAACTGAAGGTCATTTTTTATGACCCCGAAAATTTAAATAATGATATTTTAAGATCTGAAAAGAGAACACTCAAATATTGAACTCCCGCTAATATCATATTCAAAGATCACACGGAGAGGGTGTTTGGGATTCATTAAACTTCAACTCAAATGGCAACTGAGATTAGGGGTGTACACGGATCTGGTTGGGCGGGTTGGGAGAATTTAGTAACTCAACCCAATTAAttcgggttttcaaaatttcaacacaacccaaaccgtttaaatttgtaatccaaaccaatttgtatacttcggtttggttcggtttggatcggtttgatcggtttattaatttacaaaattaatataaaaaagtATAATAAAACATAAGATTTCAAAAtttaaaacacttgaaaatagttcaaaacaatattacaatccTCCATATTGAATAGTCTTAAGCATCTAATTTTTGACACCAAAAGGACTAATAATATTGCTTACGCTTTAAAtattggaatgaatcataaatgcAAAAACATAACACTAATCAAACATCTATTGTTGTTACGAAATGAACTATGAAAACGGAGGTTATAAGTTACATTTAGAGTTACAGATAAATGGATGTATGTAATAGGCCTAAACATAATTTTTGGATTAACTTATTAGCATGtacatatattttttaatcgggttgggttggatttgtttaaatttattgaaaaccatatccaacccaattaaatcggattgacattttttcaacccaaaTATGTATCGGGTTGAAAAAAATCGGTTTGGTTCGGCCGAAATAGGGTCGGTTCGGTTTGGATTGGTCGAGTTGGTCAAACCGTGTACACCCCTAACTGAGATTGTTAAAACCTGCGGAAGTATCTACTCATTACAGAATCTCATGTGTCAAAGTGTGGATTTCATATAGTAAAAAAAAGGACGTGCTATATCCGAAACGTACAAATATAGCAAATATTGTAAAGGCAGATATATTAATAGATGACTTTTAGCCTTTCATATGATTATCTTAATTACTAGCAATCTTTGGCTCTCCTTTTTCCTtgtaacatccattctactagcCTATATAAGACTTGCTTGTACTTTGTTTATAACAGAATTACAAGATGATCTCTTTCATTATTATGTAgctctctctcaatctctcttatatattatatatataacatgTTATCAGCACGATAGTGTAAATTGGTGTTATAAATCCAAGAAGAAGAGGATTCTACGAAATTTTTATTATTTCAGTTTGTCCATCAGGTAAGTACACTATTTTTAGTTTACTTTGCTTCGGTTGCAATAAGATGATCTATATGTGCTTATTATGTGCCTGATTCTTATATATTTTGTATCTGATTCATTATCCGTTGGAATTTATTAAACTTATACTCGTTGTAAAGGTTTTTTGATTATCTACAATCTTTCTTCTTTGTGTTTTTCCAAAATCTGCTTATAAGTATATCAAAATCTGCATTTTATGTAATCTGATTGTATGATTCATGGTGATATGCATTAACTTCtaaaaattcatagaaaattaaatatttgttcaaatattatgagaCATATCATTCTGGGAATATCTTTTCGATATATACCTTTTGTCTTTACATTCCATTACCATATACTGTGATTTAGATGtcttaaatatcaaaatactATCATAATCAAGAGCTGATTCTGTAACTACAGTTTCACAAATATTtattttctgaattcgttacttgttcgTTTTCAACGAGCCTTATCATTCTGGAAAGGTACCGGAATTTTCTACATTTTTTGTGTTTAATACTTTTTCAGATAAAATCATCTTCATAGAGTAAATTGGtatttgttaggtaatgaatcacacacagggggggggtgaatgtgtttttctgatttaggcttttcttgaaagatattggttgaacaaagtaaattaaatcttgtataaaaaagtgttcatgcagaaattaacttgcataaaataaagaacacagatcttcaaaactcacttaatttttgtactaaaaattaagatgttttgctacaaaatttctaagctctttgaagttaaagagctcagcttcttctcgagagtgttacaagaattttgatctaaattgttacttctgactagaggaccagtgttaactttatatctcagttaactgctggtttatacaatggataataaacatgctattaacttttctaaactgtcacttgtcatttctatttatagaaaagcaaatcttccatttctggcttagcatatctttggcatcccgtgtttactttaatcttcctctgttagttaatctttgcccttgatcttgcacactcttcaagccgCTTTTTGTAGatttgtcaatccagctgttggattgtttgttgattgtttatcttggttATTGAACTCATCTGCAATTTtatactttgag
This window contains:
- the LOC141675211 gene encoding uncharacterized protein LOC141675211 isoform X1, which produces MSSSRGSNNGGGVGSIPAASRKMVMELKEIVKNTSEVEIYATLKDCHMDPNEAVNRLLSQDPFREVKSKRDKKKETKDSTELRFRGGGNTSNRVTRGGTDRYGGRGGSTQFSSSDSSALHGKVAHRKENGMNHYTNSSSTAPGVASRGMFQRPPAPSDFVTSENKASTLSTGDGNITASQPSTGYQPAWVGGHGQKSMADIVKMGRPQSKVTSIPTSSQYSGKQHQLAHAPASAEGDHVSKVSDVYTEPGTAPDEWPVIEPPQASISVLYDSHTDSQLHPDQSAMPSDEINQQTHITSDETEVEEDSSIENLDHVGSGTVSSRNLQADNTGDASLFDNDMYKNMSSYQSHNHAFQSEEVEDIGASVPSEVANLHQLSIQEENHEVAYEEDVPSVVIPNHLQVQSADCSHLSFGSFGSAPVSGYSDPFTSRSSRSNIEETLVETDAPVIEQPDTRNSEYYGDESIRAATDGNLVHRTSGGDAGFDSQSVQQADVLKQENSEVAHTSQYAFPSSSPQYTFENAQQLNAAYNYSQTSAQMQNLTPFSNSMASLPNTLLASNIHPVRESELPYSPFPMSQSMPTKYGNTVSSISGSSISVAEALKGFQSVQSAQQNPSGTSVATGPALPQHLVHPYSQPTLPLGPFANMISYPFLPQSYTYMPSGYQQMLAGNNTYHQSLAAGLPQYKSSVSVSNLPQSAAIPSGYGAFGSSTTIPANYGMNPSAASPGASTMGYDDVLSSQYKDSNHLISLQQNDNSAMWLHGPGSRTISAIPASTYYSFQGQQGQQPGGFQQGQQPSQNYGNVGYPNFYHSQTGISLEHQQQNPRDGAHGGSQGQPKQSQQIWQNSY
- the LOC141675211 gene encoding uncharacterized protein LOC141675211 isoform X2, which encodes MSSSRGSNNGGGVGSIPAASRKMVMELKEIVKNTSEVEIYATLKDCHMDPNEAVNRLLSQDPFREVKSKRDKKKETKDSTELRFRGGGNTSNRVTRGGTDRYGGRGGSTQFSSSDSSALHGKVAHRKENGMNHYTNSSSTAPGVASRGMFQRPPAPSENKASTLSTGDGNITASQPSTGYQPAWVGGHGQKSMADIVKMGRPQSKVTSIPTSSQYSGKQHQLAHAPASAEGDHVSKVSDVYTEPGTAPDEWPVIEPPQASISVLYDSHTDSQLHPDQSAMPSDEINQQTHITSDETEVEEDSSIENLDHVGSGTVSSRNLQADNTGDASLFDNDMYKNMSSYQSHNHAFQSEEVEDIGASVPSEVANLHQLSIQEENHEVAYEEDVPSVVIPNHLQVQSADCSHLSFGSFGSAPVSGYSDPFTSRSSRSNIEETLVETDAPVIEQPDTRNSEYYGDESIRAATDGNLVHRTSGGDAGFDSQSVQQADVLKQENSEVAHTSQYAFPSSSPQYTFENAQQLNAAYNYSQTSAQMQNLTPFSNSMASLPNTLLASNIHPVRESELPYSPFPMSQSMPTKYGNTVSSISGSSISVAEALKGFQSVQSAQQNPSGTSVATGPALPQHLVHPYSQPTLPLGPFANMISYPFLPQSYTYMPSGYQQMLAGNNTYHQSLAAGLPQYKSSVSVSNLPQSAAIPSGYGAFGSSTTIPANYGMNPSAASPGASTMGYDDVLSSQYKDSNHLISLQQNDNSAMWLHGPGSRTISAIPASTYYSFQGQQGQQPGGFQQGQQPSQNYGNVGYPNFYHSQTGISLEHQQQNPRDGAHGGSQGQPKQSQQIWQNSY